Proteins from one Fragaria vesca subsp. vesca linkage group LG6, FraVesHawaii_1.0, whole genome shotgun sequence genomic window:
- the LOC101307704 gene encoding leucoanthocyanidin dioxygenase-like, producing the protein MGSETPIKLPTIDFSMPNLKPGTTEWDSVRAQVRFALEEYGCFEALFNKVPLDVQKAIFEATEELFDLPLQTKLRNVSQKPFHGYIGQYPMVPLYESVGIDEANVYGQVQSFTHTLWPQQNPNFSKTVHSFSEKLSELDQIIRRMVLESLGLEKYLEEHIGSTNYLLRLMKYKGPQTNETKLGINSHTDKNIVTILYQNQVHGLEIQTKDGKWINVKPLPESFIAMIGDSLYAWTNGRLHSPPHRVMMTGNEDRYSTGLFSIPKAGYIIKAPEEVVDEEHPLLFKPFDHVEFLGFYYSEAGQRAPSALKAYCGVQN; encoded by the exons ATGGGATCAGAAACCCCTATCAAACTTCCCACCATAGATTTCTCCATGCCAAACCTCAAGCCAGGCACCACCGAGTGGGACTCAGTTAGAGCTCAAGTCCGCTTTGCACTCGAAGAGTATGGTTGCTTCGAGGCTTTGTTTAACAAAGTTCCTCTAGACGTTCAAAAAGCCATATTTGAAGCAACAGAAGAGCTTTTCGACCTCCCTTTACAAACCAAATTGCGAAACGTTTCACAAAAACCCTTTCATGGCTATATCGGGCAATACCCCATGGTGCCACTATATGAGAGCGTGGGTATTGATGAAGCAAATGTCTATGGACAAGTTCAAAGTTTCACACACACTCTTTGGCCTCAACAAAACCCAAATTTTAG CAAAACTGTTCATTCCTTCTCGGAGAAACTATCTGAACTGGATCAAATAATAAGGAGAATGGTTTTGGAGAGCTTGGGACTTGAGAAATACCTGGAGGAACACATAGGGTCAACGAACTACCTGCTGCGACTCATGAAATATAAGGGCCCTCAAACCAACGAGACTAAGCTAGGAATAAACTCCCACACAGATAAGAACATTGTCACCATTCTGTACCAAAACCAAGTTCACGGACTAGAGATACAAACCAAAGATGGGAAATGGATCAATGTTAAACCTTTGCCGGAGTCTTTTATTGCCATGATTGGAGATTCTCTCTAT GCATGGACAAATGGTCGACTACACTCTCCACCTCATCGAGTGATGATGACTGGAAATGAGGATCGGTACTCCACCGGATTGTTCTCTATCCCAAAAGCAGGTTACATAATAAAAGCCCCAGAGGAGGTTGTGGACGAAGAACATCCTCTACTTTTCAAGCCATTCGATCATGTCGAGTTTCTTGGATTTTACTATTCAGAGGCCGGTCAGAGAGCTCCATCGGCTTTGAAGGCTTATTGTGGTGTCCAAAACTAG
- the LOC101304783 gene encoding gibberellin 3-beta-dioxygenase 3-like: MGSDHHQVPLKLPVLDFSNKESLNPGTNSWLSARKHVQGALEEFGCFVVLYDGISPDFRNTLLATMQELFDLPTKTKMTNKYEAKPLNGYVGQIPKLPLHESMGIDNATSLEETQRFTELMWPGGNDNFCESVYSFAKVAEELDKMVTRMIFESYGVEKCYDSYVGSITYLLRLLKNKLPQENQPNLGFVPHTDKSFTTILYQNNQVHALEIETRNHEWFKVEFPPSSFIVMAGDALMAWSNDRILSPNHRVVMSTGHETEARYSMAQFAFSNGEIRVPDELVDDQHPLRYKPFDHVGLLRFFRTAEDNSNSAIKAYCGV, translated from the exons ATGGGTTCTGATCATCATCAAGTGCCCCTAAAGCTTCCGGTCCTAGATTTCTCAAACAAGGAATCTCTGAATCCTGGCACCAACTCATGGCTCTCTGCACGCAAACATGTTCAAGGAGCACTCGAAGAGTTTGGCTGCTTTGTAGTTTTGTACGACGGAATCTCTCCGGACTTCCGCAACACTTTGTTAGCTACTATGCAAGAGTTGTTTGATCTCCCTACTAAAACCAAAATGACAAACAAATATGAGGCTAAACCCTTAAATGGGTATGTTGGGCAAATTCCCAAACTCCCTCTCCATGAAAGCATGGGCATCGATAATGCCACTTCTCTGGAGGAAACTCAGAGATTCACTGAGCTCATGTGGCCAGGTGGAAATGATAACTTTTG TGAAAGTGTATATTCGTTTGCCAAAGTAGCAGAAGAGCTGGATAAAATGGTGACTAGAATGATATTTGAGAGCTATGGCGTGGAGAAGTGTTATGACTCTTATGTTGGGTCCATCACTTATCTTCTTCGACTGTTGAAGAACAAATTGCCTCAAGAAAACCAACCTAATCTTGGCTTTGTCCCTCACACTGACAAGAGCTTCACAACCATACTTTACCAGAACAATCAGGTTCATGCTTTGGAGATTGAAACAAGAAACCATGAATGGTTTAAGGTTGAGTTTCCACCTTCATCCTTTATAGTCATGGCGGGTGATGCACTAATG GCATGGAGTAATGACAGAATATTATCTCCGAACCACCGAGTTGTTATGAGCACTGGGCATGAAACGGAAGCAAGATACTCTATGGCACAATTTGCATTTAGCAATGGCGAGATCCGAGTGCCTGATGAGCTTGTTGACGACCAACACCCCTTACGGTACAAGCCTTTCGATCATGTCGGGTTACTACGTTTCTTTCGTACTGCTGAAGACAACTCGAACTCTGCTATAAAAGCCTATTGTGGTGTTTGA